From Verrucomicrobia bacterium S94, the proteins below share one genomic window:
- a CDS encoding ABC transporter ATP-binding protein, which yields MIKRFIAFYGPHKPLFVLDLAMAFVRALCAILIPLVTKQLFVPEGATGAEIVRTAALLLALVAVLAFSAFNNIKWGHVLGTRIETDMRSVLFRHLQKLSFSYFDKTKTGHIMSRLSNDLFTISEVAHHVPEDVFLAAITISGAFICMFWMNPILAAVALIPVPLMLICGILFQKRFRRNVRSMRRRVADINANIENSIQGIREVKSFAGEHHAVARFDEVNHDFRESKETMYHTMAAFHSSMMGLIHFHEILITIAGAVLVFKDMASIGDVLVFLMFARFMNKPIDRMVNFVEQFGQGAASFERFIEIMDIEPDIQDRPNPVKPETVTGCIRIKDLSFSYEGNAALVLKNISMTIPAGQTVALVGESGAGKSTIAALIPRFYEAGEGSISIDGVNVLDHRQQFLREQIGIVQQSPFLFDTSIRDNILFGNREASEEELINAARQANILDFIQSLPDGFDSQVGEHGVKLSGGQKQRISIARVFLKNPPILIFDEATSALDTESEQLIQNAMERLCKNRTTIIIAHRLSTVKHADTIFVLRDGEVVENGTHAELIARNGYYHTLYTKSLF from the coding sequence ATGATCAAACGGTTCATCGCCTTCTACGGGCCGCATAAACCGCTGTTTGTGCTCGACCTGGCGATGGCGTTTGTTCGTGCGCTGTGCGCCATCCTGATTCCGCTGGTTACCAAACAGCTGTTTGTGCCTGAAGGCGCAACCGGCGCAGAAATCGTGCGAACCGCCGCACTCCTGCTTGCGCTCGTGGCCGTACTGGCCTTTTCGGCCTTCAACAATATTAAATGGGGGCATGTGCTCGGTACGCGTATCGAAACCGATATGCGCAGCGTTCTCTTCCGACATCTCCAGAAGCTTTCCTTCAGCTATTTTGACAAAACCAAAACCGGGCATATCATGTCCCGGCTGAGCAATGATCTCTTTACCATCTCTGAAGTTGCGCACCACGTTCCTGAAGATGTTTTTCTTGCCGCAATCACCATTTCCGGAGCTTTCATCTGCATGTTCTGGATGAATCCGATTCTCGCCGCTGTGGCCCTCATTCCGGTGCCGCTGATGCTCATCTGCGGCATTCTCTTCCAAAAACGTTTCCGTAGAAATGTGCGCTCTATGCGCCGCCGCGTCGCCGACATCAACGCCAACATCGAAAATTCAATCCAGGGCATCCGCGAGGTAAAATCCTTTGCCGGCGAACATCATGCTGTTGCCCGGTTTGATGAAGTGAATCACGATTTCCGCGAATCCAAGGAAACGATGTACCATACCATGGCGGCTTTTCACTCCTCAATGATGGGACTGATCCACTTCCACGAAATTCTCATCACCATCGCCGGGGCTGTTCTCGTATTCAAAGACATGGCCTCCATCGGCGATGTACTCGTCTTTCTTATGTTCGCCCGCTTCATGAACAAACCGATCGACCGCATGGTCAACTTTGTCGAACAGTTCGGCCAGGGGGCCGCCTCATTTGAACGCTTCATCGAAATCATGGACATCGAACCCGATATTCAGGACCGCCCGAATCCCGTTAAGCCTGAAACAGTAACCGGCTGTATCCGGATCAAGGATCTCAGCTTTTCCTACGAAGGGAATGCTGCCCTGGTTTTGAAAAACATCTCTATGACCATTCCCGCCGGACAAACCGTTGCCCTGGTTGGCGAATCAGGAGCCGGGAAATCCACCATCGCCGCACTGATTCCCCGTTTTTACGAAGCCGGAGAAGGATCGATTTCCATCGACGGTGTTAATGTACTCGACCATCGTCAGCAGTTTCTCCGCGAACAGATCGGAATCGTGCAGCAATCCCCGTTCCTGTTTGACACCTCCATTCGCGACAACATCCTCTTCGGCAACCGGGAGGCCTCTGAAGAGGAACTGATCAATGCCGCGCGTCAGGCCAATATTCTCGACTTTATTCAGTCACTGCCCGACGGCTTCGATTCTCAGGTCGGAGAGCACGGAGTCAAACTTTCCGGCGGTCAGAAACAGCGGATTTCCATTGCCCGTGTTTTTCTGAAAAATCCGCCGATCCTGATTTTTGACGAAGCCACCTCGGCCCTCGACACGGAATCGGAGCAGTTGATTCAGAATGCCATGGAACGGCTTTGTAAAAACCGCACCACCATCATTATTGCCCATCGCCTCTCCACCGTGAAACACGCCGACACCATTTTTGTACTGCGCGATGGCGAAGTGGTCGAAAACGGAACCCATGCCGAACTGATCGCACGTAACGGCTACTACCACACCCTCTACACCAAAAGCCTTTTCTGA